CCGTCGTATTGGGGATGATGCGGAGTGCTTCGAGTTGTTCGATCGGCTGATGGGTTGGCCCATCCTCTCCCACGGCAAATGAGTCGTGTGAGAAGAGATAGATCACCCCAAGCCCCATGAGAGCACTGAGACGCAATGAGGGTCGCAGGTAGTCAGAGAAGACGAGAAAGGTCGAGACATAGGGGGTAAAGCCGTAGAGAGCCAGACCGTTGGCGATGGCAGCCATCGCATGCTCGCGGATTCCAAAGTGGATCGCTGAGCCCGAGAAGTCATCGGGGGTAATCGCTTTGAGCCCAACATTGAGCCCGGTTGACTCCCCAAGGTCGGCTGATCCACCGATCAACCCAGGCGCCGCGTCTGGACCGTTTGCGATTGACTTCAGAAACAGTGCCGAAGCCGCCCTGGTGGCCAGTGGTGCCGTTGGTAGGGGAGGGTTCTGGGACGATTGAGCCTGGGTGTTGGCAGTGTGCCTCCAGGCCTTGTGCTGTTGGCGCCATGCGCTACCTTGGGCTTGCTTGTCGACGACGATGCTTGCCACGTGTTGGCGCACATCCTTGGGAACCCAGAAGGTCGGCTCAGCGGGCCAGCCGTAGGCGGCCTTTGTCGCTGCAAGCTCCTCAGCGCCGAGCGGTGCGCCATGAGCCTTTGAGGTCCCCTGTTTGGTCGGCGCGCCTTTGCCGATGATGGTTGGGACGATGATCAGGCTTGGGCGAGCTTGGTCAGCCATCGCCTCGCGGTAGGTCTGCTCGATCTCATCGAGGTCCTCAGGGTCCATAATCGTGAGGACCTGCCAGCCGTAGCTTTCAAAGCGGGCGACTGGATCGTCAGTACAGGACTGATGTCGTGGGCCATCGATGGTGATGTCATTGGAGTCATAACCCACAATGAGATGACCCAAGCCGAGCATGCCAGCGAGCGATGCGGCCTCATGGCTGAGGCCCTCCATCAGGTCGCCATCAGAGGCGAGGACGAAGGTGTAGTGGTCGATGGGAGAGTCATCCGTCTCGTGCCGCAGTTTTGCCTCACCGATGGCCATGCCCACCGCCGTGGCCAGTCCCTGTCCCAGCGGTCCGGTGGTGGTCTCCACGCCCGGAGTATGTCCGTACTCAGGATGACCAGGGGTTTTTGACGCGATTTGGCGAAAGCGACACAACTCCTCGATGGACAGATTGTATCCGAAGAGATGGAGCAGCGAGTAGAGAAGCGCGGAGCCATGGCCGGCGGAGAGGATGAAACGATCTCGATTGGGCCAAGTGGGATCTGTCGGATCAAAGTTCATCAGTCGTGCAAAGAGCGTGTAGGCGACAGGTGCGAGCCCAAGGGGTAGCCCTGGGTGGCCGGAGTTTGCCGCCTCAACTTGGTCGATAGAGAGCATCCGTACGGTCGTGACGCAACGTTCGTCGATCGGATTCATGAGCTGGCTCCTTTGCAAGGGTCTGGGAGGTGAAGGTGCATTGTATGAGTCATCGTCCTGTCGTGCTTCTCCTAATGAAAGTCCTTGTCACCACGCGGTGCTGATCCCAATGGAATGAAGACTGGAGTACGCGACCTACCCGTTGGGAACCCGGTTGTACCTGGCTGATCCTTGGGATGAGTGCACGAGCGCCCCTATCGTGTAACTGATGCGGAGTCTCACAGGGGGCAAGATCCGCGGAATAGGTTGCGAAAATTGAGGGACACGGTGTCATGGCCGACAAGGAGGTGTGCTCTTTTGTCATGGCATGGGCATGATGCCCGGCGCGAGGACCGCTTTTGTCCGATCTGACGCCCGCTAGGGAGATGTTCACGGCGCCCCGGTCCTTGCCATGTCGTAATGTTGGGAAATTCGAAGAAGATCTTGCGCATCGGCAGGTGGACAAGTGATGAGGTATCATCTCGTTCTGCACCTCCCCTTGGTTGCTGAGCGTTCATGACAACCTAGTTGGTGCGTTGGTTGATCTTCTCCCCAACATGGGTGAGAATGGGGGTGAGGGCGCTCGCTAAGGCTGCCCTACTAGTGGCGTTCCTCGCTCCATCACCTTAGGCGAGTTCCTGCGATTGCTTCGCAGCAGCACGCGCTTGGAGAGGCGGCACCATCTCGGACCTACGGGTGGTTCATTAGTCGTGCATGTCTATTTTGCTCAGTCGCCTCAATAGTGCTTACTGGACGGCATTGGTGGCGATAGGCACCAAGAGGCGCACCAGGGTTCCCTCACCAAGCGTAGAGAAGAGCTCGAGGCGCCCTCCGATGATCCGAGCCCGCTCTCGCATGCCACCGAGGCCAAAGCCGCCGACATGAGTCGTCGTGTCAAAGCCGTCCCCACGATCCCGCACGACGACCACCAGGTCGCCAGCGATTGAGGCGAGCCGGAGCTCGCAGGTGGTTACCCCTGAGTGTTTCCAGGCGTTGTTGATCGCCTCTTGCATAATGCGTAGCACGGCGAGCGCACGTTCGGGGCCAAGGGTAAGGGCGGTGTCGTCGGTTCGATCCTCGATCACGACGGCGAAGTCGGGATAGGAGTTGGCAAGCGTCTCGATCGCCTCGGCGAATCCAAATTCGTCGAGTGCCTGACGTGGCGTGTCCTGGATCAGCCGTCGCATTGCCTGGGTGCTCGCTTTGAGCAGATCAGAGGCGACACAGACATCGCGTGCCTCATGTTCATCAAGACCAGGTGAGGCCTTTACCGCCTCAAGGCGATAGTAGGCGGCGTGAACCTGTTGGAGGACCCCGTCGTGGAGCTCGAGCTGGAGGCGGCGACGTTCCGCCTCCTGGGCTTCGATGAGCTGTTGGGCAAAGCCCTCTAAGGCGCGCTCGTGGGCTCCGAGCTTTGCCACAAGGAGTGTGTGTTCGAATGCGCCGGCGAGAAAACTCGCGACGGTGGTGAGTACCTGTTGTTGATGGAGAAGATCGACGTCCTCGTGCTGCCAGTGGACGTTCAGAACCCCGACAACATTCCCACTTGCGTGGATCATTGGCACCGAGATCAGTATCCGGAAGAGCTCTCCTTGGAGCTCGGGGAGGTAGCGGTAGCGGTGATCGGTCCACTTATCGGGAACGACCGCGACTTGGCCGGTTTGGGCCACCCAGCCAGCGATGCCATCCCCGAGCCCGAGCCATACTTGGTGACGGTAAGAGTCAAAGGGTGGAGTAGCACCGACGAGTTCAAGACGCATGAGCTCGGGGTCCACGAGGTGCACAAAGCAGACGCTTGCACCGACCGCATCGACCACGAGTGCTGCTGTCTTCGCAGCCAGTTGATCGAGTTCGAGGGTCTCCGCAAGCACCTGGGCAAGTTCTCGATATAGCGTGAGTTCTTCGGGTTCAGTATTCATCGGTGGCACGAGCTTCGTTGGTAGGACAAAGGATCTTGGCGGTATCGGTATTCATCGGAACGTCACGTCCCGCAGAGCCACGGCAACCGCCTCGGCTCTTGACTTGACCTTCAATTTACGATAGATCGAGGAGAGGTGACTCTTGACCGTCTCCTCCCCGAGGAAGAGACTCTGAGCGATCGATTTTGTTGACATCCCCTTGACGATGAGTTCGAGAATTTCACTCTCTCGATGGGTGAGCCCAAGATGCGCCCCTGGCCAGAACTCGCCGAGCTGAAGACGAGCGGCGAGGAGTGCCACCCTACCGGCGATGGAGGGATCGATCGTGACCTCGCCATCGACGACTCTTCGTAGGAGTCCCACAAGTTCAGCTCCGGTGGCCTGCTTGAGTAGGTATCCCCTCGCGCCAGCCCGAAGAGCTCGAAAGAGATAGGCCTCGTCGTCGTAGGCGGTGTAGAAGACGACTGGAACCTCGATTGCTCGCGCGGTGATCTGGTCGAGGAGTTCAAATCCAGAGCTCGTCTTCAGTCGTGCGTCGGTGAGGACTATGTCGGGTAGCGGTGGGGTGGCGAGTAGTTCGAGCGCGTCTTCAACGGTCTTTACGGCGGAGACGACCTCCACCTCGTCGACGTGCGTGCGCAACATCGCACGGACTCCGTCGATGATCACCTCATGGTCATCGACCAGCATCAATTGAATCGTCTTCACCAGGGATGCGCTCCTCTGGCAAGTGATGGGAGTCGATGTGACATGCGGCGCTGTCTCTCGTTTGTCGGCGTGAGCGCCCGATCATCCTTGTGCTCATCTGCGAGTGAGTGTAACTGAATAGTGAGGTGATGCTGCCCGCAAGCCTTTCTGGGGTGGAGGTGTCCCTCGTCTGTTGGTTGGATGGCTCCAGTCGTGTTCGTCATGGCGCTACTCCCCACTCTGTGTGACGCTGGCCAAAGCTTACTCGTCAGCTTCGATCGATCGACGCGGGTGTGCTCGGTCTCGGAGCACGAGTCCCCCTTCAATCGGAAGTTACTATGCAGCATCAGCGCGAGACGCTGATCAGGTTGGAACACCAGCACGAGATGCTGATAAGCATCCAACGCGAGTTATGTTACCGGGTTCAACGTCAGACATTCACCAGGTGTCGGGGCCGCAGAACGGAGGCGGTGGTGGTAACACGGTCCATCAGACTTGCCTGGGTGCGTTGGCGATCCTGCCCAGAACTCGCCCAGACCTTCATTGGCGTATCTTGGAGAGCGCGTCCAAAGGAGAAGGTGATTGGCCATGGTAGTGCCTCGATCTCGTTCATGGCAGCCAGATTTGCTGTTGCCATGTCATCGGACTGCCCACCGGAGAGGAGCGCAATCCCCGCAACGGAGGCCGGCACGACGTCACGATAGCACTCGACTGAGGCCTCCCCGATCTCCCTGGCACTTACCGTTGGACCGGTGTTGCCTGGGGTGACCATCGATGGTTTGAGCACCATGCCCGGGAGTAGCACCTCAAAGGAACGGAGCTGGTCAAAGACGGCCGAGAGTACCGTTCCGGCAACTCGTCGGGTGGTCGCGAGGTCATGATCACCCTCCATGAGGATCTCGGGTTCGACGATTGGGACGATGCCTGACTCTTGACAGAGTTTGGCGTAGCGAGCCAGGGCGTGTGCATTGGCCCGGATGCAGATCGCGCTTGGCTTCGCCTGGTCGATTTGGAGTACCGCACGCCATTTGGCAAAACGAGCCCCTCTCGCATAGTAGTCGGCGAGACGAGGGCCGAGGTTGTCTAGTCCCTCAGTCACCAGTTCTCCATCGCTTCCCGCCAGTGGCTTTGCGCCGGTATCAACCTTAATCCCTGGAAGCATGCCGTGCTCAACCAAGAAGTCGGGAAAGGAGAGGCCGTTGGCCGTTGTCTGATGGAAGGTTTCATCGTAGAGAATGACACCGGAGACGTATTCTCCGAGCCCAGGCGAGCTAAAAAGGGTTTCACGCCAGTCTCGGCGAGTTGACTCGGTTGATTCAAGCCCGTGAGCGACAAAGCGTTTGGTGAGGGTGGGGCTACTCTCGTCGGCGGCGAGGATCCCCTTCGGGTACGCTACCATGGCCCCAGCGTGTTCGATCAGTTCCCTTGACATCGGTCCTCCCCACGTGTGTTGGTCTCAACCTAGGCGCTGCGATCCGTGAACCTTCTCACCCAAAGCGTGGGGTGCCGGGGTGAACTCCACCTCACCCATGGACCCTAGATAGTTGGCAAAATGCTCGATACTGCCAACAAGCGCCTCGCCAGTACGGACGGCAAGACACCAGGTTCGACGTTGAGGAAAGGGCTCTACGGTCAAAGAGACGAGTTCGCCAGCGGCTAACTCCTTGGCCACTGACTCAGTTGAGATCACGGCAATGCCAAGACCGAGCTCCACGAGCCGCTTCATGGCAAGGTTCGATCCAACCGAGAGAGTCGCTGGGCTGATCGCGAGTTCACCCAGGAGTTCTTCGGCTGAGGCGCGTGTCCCTGAACCTGGCTCACGAACGAGCCAGGTGTGCTCCCCGATCTGTTGGGCGGTGGGTGAGAGTGAACCGCCGAACCATTCGGTGGCTCGTCGTTCATTGGCGATCAGGGCAAGTTCATGGGCTCGGGTGGCGATGACACGCACGAATTCACTCTGGGTTGGCCTCCCTGAGATGACCAGATCGACTCGATGGTCGTTGAGGAGTTCGAAGAGACTCGTCTTGTTGGCGACCTCGAGGTTGATGGTCGCGTGTGGCACCAACTCGAGGTAACCCTGGAGCCACCGTGGGAGGAGCTCCTCTCCAACGGTGGCAACGGCCCCGATCCTCAGCGTTGGTGCATCGGGACGGCTGGCTTCTCGGCTGCGCACTATCGCCTCCTCCATGGCACCGAGGAGGGTTGCGGCATACCCGGCGAGGACGCTGCCTGCCGGGGTGAGGGTGAGTCCGCGTCCAACGCGCTGGGTCAGGTCTGTGCCCACCTCGCGCGATAGAGCCGCCAAGGTCGAGGAGACGGCGGCCGAACTGACGAAGAGCCGTCGGCTCGCTCCAATGACGGATCCGGTGTCGGCCACCGCCAGCAGGGTTTTGAGTTGTGTATTGGTCATCATGATGATAATAGTTAATGTTTAGGTTAACTATCTGCGGTTTATTCCAAGGTATTGAATGAACTATCGTTTGGACGTTATCGCTACTGTGATCCCATGTCCACGGATCGTGAGGAGTTGCAAAGGTGTCAGAGCTAACTGGAGAGGACCGCTACAAGGCGGGCGTCATTCCCTACAAGCAGATGGGGTATTGGGATGGCGATTATGTCCCAAGCGAGACCGATATCATCGCGCTCTTTCGCATCACCCCTCAACCCGGCGTCGATCCGGAGGAGGCGGCTGCCGCCGTCGCTGGCGAGTCCTCGACCGCGACCTGGACCGTGGTCTGGACCGACCGTCTGACCGCGGCCGATCTCTATCGTGCCAAGGCCTATCGTGTGGATCCGGTACCAGGTCAAGAGGACCAGTTCTTCGCCTATATCGCCTATCATCTTGATCTTTTTGAGCCGGGCTCGATCGCGAACCTTACTGCCTCGATCATCGGTAACGTCTTTGGCTTCAAGGCCGTGAAGGCGCTTCGCCTTGAGGATATGCGGATTCCGGTCGCCTATGTCAAGACCTTTGATGGTCCTCCGACCGGCATCGTGGTCGAGCGTGAGCGATTGGATAAGTTCGGTCGCCCGTTGCTTGGAGCGACTGTCAAGCCCAAACTAGGACTCTCGGGGCGCAACTATGGCAGAGTGGTCTACGAGGCGTTGCGTGGTGGTCTTGATTTCACCAAGGATGACGAGAACATCAACTCTCAGCCCTTTATGCATTGGCGCGATCGATTCCTGTACTGCATGGAGGCGGTGAACAAGGCCCAGAGTACCAGCGGTGAGGTCAAGGGTCACTATCTCAATGTCACGGCAGCGACGATGGAGGATATGTACGAGCGTGCCGAGTTTGCCAAGGAGCTCGGATCGGTCGTGGTCATGATCGACCTGGTGATTGGGTATACTGCGATCCAATCCATGTCCAAGTGGGCACGGAAGAACGATATGGTTCTTCACCTCCACCGCGCAGGTCATGGCACCTACACCCGCCAGAAGAATCACGGGATCTCTTTCCGTGTGATCGCAAAGTGGATGCGACTCGCAGGAGTCGATCACATCCACGCTGGTACCGTGGTCGGTAAACTCGAGGGAGATCCCAACACCGTGCAAGGTATCTATAACGTTCTTCGCGAGTCGCACAACCCGGTCGATCTTCCCAAGGGGATCTTCTTCGACCAGGATTGGGCGGGTCTTCGCAAGGTGTTGCCCGTTGCTTCAGGGGGCATCCACGCCGGGCAAATGCATCAGCTCCTCACCTATCTGGGTGACGATGTGATCTTGCAGTTCGGTGGCGGTACCATCGGTCACCCGATGGGCATCGCGGCAGGCGCCACGGCGAATAGGGTCGCGCTCGAGGCGATGGTGCTTGCGCGCAATGAGGGCCAAGATATCTGGAACAAAGGGCCGGAGATTCTCAACCAGGCGGCAAAGTCGTCGCCGGCGCTGCAAGGTGCACTCGATACCTGGCGTGACATCACTTTCAACTATGCCTCCACCGATACCCCTGACTTTGTTCCTACCGTCAGCGAAACCTACTAA
The DNA window shown above is from Ferrimicrobium sp. and carries:
- a CDS encoding GAF domain-containing protein: MNTEPEELTLYRELAQVLAETLELDQLAAKTAALVVDAVGASVCFVHLVDPELMRLELVGATPPFDSYRHQVWLGLGDGIAGWVAQTGQVAVVPDKWTDHRYRYLPELQGELFRILISVPMIHASGNVVGVLNVHWQHEDVDLLHQQQVLTTVASFLAGAFEHTLLVAKLGAHERALEGFAQQLIEAQEAERRRLQLELHDGVLQQVHAAYYRLEAVKASPGLDEHEARDVCVASDLLKASTQAMRRLIQDTPRQALDEFGFAEAIETLANSYPDFAVVIEDRTDDTALTLGPERALAVLRIMQEAINNAWKHSGVTTCELRLASIAGDLVVVVRDRGDGFDTTTHVGGFGLGGMRERARIIGGRLELFSTLGEGTLVRLLVPIATNAVQ
- a CDS encoding response regulator transcription factor; this translates as MKTIQLMLVDDHEVIIDGVRAMLRTHVDEVEVVSAVKTVEDALELLATPPLPDIVLTDARLKTSSGFELLDQITARAIEVPVVFYTAYDDEAYLFRALRAGARGYLLKQATGAELVGLLRRVVDGEVTIDPSIAGRVALLAARLQLGEFWPGAHLGLTHRESEILELIVKGMSTKSIAQSLFLGEETVKSHLSSIYRKLKVKSRAEAVAVALRDVTFR
- a CDS encoding class I fructose-bisphosphate aldolase, with the translated sequence MSRELIEHAGAMVAYPKGILAADESSPTLTKRFVAHGLESTESTRRDWRETLFSSPGLGEYVSGVILYDETFHQTTANGLSFPDFLVEHGMLPGIKVDTGAKPLAGSDGELVTEGLDNLGPRLADYYARGARFAKWRAVLQIDQAKPSAICIRANAHALARYAKLCQESGIVPIVEPEILMEGDHDLATTRRVAGTVLSAVFDQLRSFEVLLPGMVLKPSMVTPGNTGPTVSAREIGEASVECYRDVVPASVAGIALLSGGQSDDMATANLAAMNEIEALPWPITFSFGRALQDTPMKVWASSGQDRQRTQASLMDRVTTTASVLRPRHLVNV
- a CDS encoding LysR family transcriptional regulator, which gives rise to MMTNTQLKTLLAVADTGSVIGASRRLFVSSAAVSSTLAALSREVGTDLTQRVGRGLTLTPAGSVLAGYAATLLGAMEEAIVRSREASRPDAPTLRIGAVATVGEELLPRWLQGYLELVPHATINLEVANKTSLFELLNDHRVDLVISGRPTQSEFVRVIATRAHELALIANERRATEWFGGSLSPTAQQIGEHTWLVREPGSGTRASAEELLGELAISPATLSVGSNLAMKRLVELGLGIAVISTESVAKELAAGELVSLTVEPFPQRRTWCLAVRTGEALVGSIEHFANYLGSMGEVEFTPAPHALGEKVHGSQRLG
- a CDS encoding form I ribulose bisphosphate carboxylase large subunit, with the translated sequence MSELTGEDRYKAGVIPYKQMGYWDGDYVPSETDIIALFRITPQPGVDPEEAAAAVAGESSTATWTVVWTDRLTAADLYRAKAYRVDPVPGQEDQFFAYIAYHLDLFEPGSIANLTASIIGNVFGFKAVKALRLEDMRIPVAYVKTFDGPPTGIVVERERLDKFGRPLLGATVKPKLGLSGRNYGRVVYEALRGGLDFTKDDENINSQPFMHWRDRFLYCMEAVNKAQSTSGEVKGHYLNVTAATMEDMYERAEFAKELGSVVVMIDLVIGYTAIQSMSKWARKNDMVLHLHRAGHGTYTRQKNHGISFRVIAKWMRLAGVDHIHAGTVVGKLEGDPNTVQGIYNVLRESHNPVDLPKGIFFDQDWAGLRKVLPVASGGIHAGQMHQLLTYLGDDVILQFGGGTIGHPMGIAAGATANRVALEAMVLARNEGQDIWNKGPEILNQAAKSSPALQGALDTWRDITFNYASTDTPDFVPTVSETY